Proteins encoded within one genomic window of Chitinophagales bacterium:
- a CDS encoding FAD-dependent oxidoreductase gives MKPTNIQDPEYFHKVVDCQYACPAHTPVPEYIRLIAQERYTEAYMINWDSNVFPGVLGRTCDRPCEPACRRGRVEEEPVAICRLKRVAADNKSKDDVKALMPQGPFKPNGKKVALIGAGPASLTVARDLAPIGYEIHLYDEQKLGGGFMRSQIPSFRLPEEVLNDEVNYILDLGIHTHFNQYVSSLKEILDKDYDAVFVGSGAPKGRDLNVPGRQEGDANIHIGINWLASVAFEHTSKIGKKVIVLGGGNTAMDCCRTARRLGGEEVKVCVRSPFSEMKASPWEKEDAIHEDIPILDNHVPLEFVIKDGKLAGMMFDKVEAIKDENGKRKLVSTGEPLIFIEADDVLIAIGQENSFPWIERDLGLDFDEWGMPKVDELTYASTHPRVFFGGDAAFGPKNVITAVAQGHQGAISIDLACQGKPLMDRPDPMVNLHSMKMGIHEWAYDSQVTTDKRYIVPMAEKKKALSDRKLEVELGFDGLTGYKEAERCLNCDVQTVFTEDKCIECDACVDICPTMCITFTEPEEDEHVMRQKLTMPANNLTQDLYVSAELKTKRVMVKDENVCLHCGLCAERCPTSAWDMQKFLYNTTKAHTACGEL, from the coding sequence TTGAAACCGACTAATATTCAAGATCCAGAGTATTTTCATAAAGTAGTGGACTGTCAATATGCCTGCCCTGCGCATACGCCCGTTCCTGAATATATTCGCTTAATCGCTCAAGAGCGATATACAGAAGCCTATATGATCAATTGGGATTCCAATGTATTCCCTGGTGTCCTTGGTCGCACTTGTGACAGACCTTGTGAGCCGGCTTGTCGCCGAGGGAGAGTAGAAGAAGAACCCGTAGCTATTTGTAGATTGAAACGTGTAGCTGCTGACAATAAATCTAAAGATGATGTGAAGGCACTGATGCCACAAGGACCTTTCAAACCCAACGGTAAAAAAGTGGCTCTTATAGGTGCTGGTCCTGCTTCACTCACTGTGGCGAGAGATTTAGCCCCAATAGGCTATGAAATACATCTTTATGATGAACAAAAACTAGGTGGTGGTTTCATGCGTTCACAAATACCATCTTTCCGATTGCCAGAAGAAGTGCTGAATGATGAGGTAAATTATATTTTAGATTTAGGTATTCATACACATTTCAACCAATATGTTTCTTCTCTCAAAGAAATTTTAGATAAAGACTATGATGCTGTATTTGTGGGTTCTGGTGCACCCAAAGGCAGAGATTTGAACGTACCTGGTCGCCAAGAAGGCGATGCTAATATTCATATCGGTATTAATTGGTTAGCATCGGTAGCCTTTGAGCATACCAGTAAAATTGGCAAGAAAGTAATCGTACTCGGAGGTGGAAATACGGCTATGGATTGCTGTCGCACTGCTCGAAGACTAGGTGGAGAAGAAGTGAAGGTTTGTGTTCGCTCGCCATTTAGCGAAATGAAAGCATCTCCATGGGAAAAAGAAGATGCTATACATGAAGATATTCCTATTCTAGATAATCATGTTCCATTAGAATTTGTCATCAAGGATGGAAAACTAGCTGGAATGATGTTTGACAAAGTAGAAGCTATAAAGGATGAAAATGGAAAACGAAAATTGGTATCTACTGGAGAGCCTCTTATTTTTATAGAAGCCGATGATGTATTGATAGCGATAGGTCAGGAAAATTCATTCCCATGGATCGAGCGAGATTTAGGATTAGATTTCGATGAGTGGGGTATGCCCAAGGTAGATGAATTAACCTATGCATCGACACACCCAAGGGTATTTTTCGGTGGAGATGCTGCTTTCGGACCTAAAAATGTGATAACAGCCGTAGCCCAAGGTCATCAGGGTGCTATCTCTATTGACTTGGCATGTCAAGGTAAACCCTTAATGGATAGACCTGACCCTATGGTCAATCTGCATAGTATGAAAATGGGTATTCACGAATGGGCTTATGATAGCCAGGTAACAACCGACAAGCGATATATTGTCCCAATGGCAGAAAAGAAAAAAGCACTCTCTGATAGAAAATTAGAAGTTGAATTGGGATTTGATGGCTTGACAGGATATAAGGAAGCAGAGCGCTGCCTAAATTGCGATGTGCAAACGGTGTTTACTGAAGATAAATGTATAGAGTGCGATGCCTGTGTGGATATTTGTCCTACCATGTGTATCACATTTACTGAGCCAGAAGAAGATGAACATGTCATGCGTCAAAAGCTGACTATGCCAGCTAACAATTTGACTCAGGATTTGTATGTGTCTGCAGAGTTGAAAACCAAACGCGTGATGGTAAAAGATGAAAATGTATGCCTACACTGCGGCCTATGTGCCGAGCGCTGTCCGACTTCGGCATGGGACATGCAGAAGTTTTTGTATAACACGACCAAGGCGCATACGGCGTGTGGAGAATTATAA
- a CDS encoding type II toxin-antitoxin system RelE/ParE family toxin, with protein sequence MVQINWTDDAKLDLKNIFEFISKESNYYAELSIVRIIERVEILQNNPEIGKVIRELNNPKFREILYNHYRIMYKVISESQVDILNIFHSSRNFESNFE encoded by the coding sequence ATGGTTCAAATAAATTGGACAGACGATGCAAAGCTAGATTTAAAGAATATTTTTGAATTTATTTCGAAGGAGAGCAATTATTATGCAGAACTATCTATAGTTCGTATTATAGAAAGAGTTGAAATTTTACAAAACAATCCCGAAATTGGAAAAGTGATAAGAGAATTGAATAATCCAAAATTTAGAGAAATTTTATATAATCATTACAGGATAATGTATAAAGTAATATCAGAGAGTCAAGTTGATATTTTAAATATCTTTCATTCTTCTAGAAATTTCGAGTCAAACTTTGAATAA